The Pleuronectes platessa chromosome 11, fPlePla1.1, whole genome shotgun sequence genome includes a window with the following:
- the rcor1 gene encoding REST corepressor 1 isoform X3, whose translation MPAMLERNQEAPGKRRGRAPAGGGSSGPGAAVNHGGKGLSGNGTSTNSCWEEGSSGSSSDEEHGGGGMRVGLQYQAVVPEFDTDVAQAAQLRENPGMLVWIPSSCLNQSQLDEYIAIAKEKHGYNMEQALGMLFWHKHNVEKSLADLPNFTPFPDEWTVEDRVLFEQAFSFHGKSFHRIQQMLPDKSMASLVRFYYSWKKSRSKTSLMDRQTRKHKRERDNSDDEDAHRNNLSDAEVDQNKDDKKEVSCGSEVKTSAGLKSGVKASQRMKKRPPRGMFLNQQDVVSLSSSSPQGLIRHLDGQLVSIKRQIQSVKQTNSALKDKISSGVDEFRQPEVNQKLNSRWTTEEQLLAVQAIRKYGRDFQAISDVIGNKSVVQVKNFLVNYRRRFNLDEVLQEWEAEHGVEGEDREEGGDRGDEGDGGDGGGEEEKMEVCPTEEKEVTAKDTKEDSSFPVDLHKPLAS comes from the exons ATGCCGGCGATGCTGGAGAGAAACCAGGAGGCTCCGGGAAAGAGGAGAGGCAGAGCCCCGGCGGGTGGCGGCAGCAGCGGCCCCGGAGCAGCAGTGAACCACGGCGGGAAGGGTCTGTCCGGTAATGGAACCAGCACTAACAGCTGTTGGGAAGAAGGAAGTTCAGGATCCAGTAGCGACGAGGAGCATG gtggaggagggatgCGTGTCGGACTGCAGTACCAGGCCGTGGTTCCAGAGTTTGATACTG acgtGGCTCAGGCGGCTCAGCTCAGAGAAAACCCTGGGATGCTGGTTTGGATCCCCAGCAGCTGTCTGAACCAGTCTCAGT TGGACGAATACATCGCCATCGCCAAAGAGAAACACGGCTACAACATGGAGCAG GCGCTGGGGATGCTCTTCTGGCACAAACACAACGTGGAGAAATCTCTGGCGGATTTGCCGAACTTCACCCCGTTTCCCGACGAGTGGACGGTGGAGGACAGAGTCCTGTTTGAACAGGCCTTCAGTTTCCATGGCAAGAGCTTCCACCGCATCCAGCAGATG TTACCGGACAAGTCGATGGCCAGTCTGGTTCGGTTTTATTACTCGTGGAAGAAAAGTCGCAGTAAAACCAGTCTGATGGATCGACAGACCCGGaaacacaagagagagagagacaacag tgatgATGAAGACGCTCACAGGAATAATCTGAGTGACGCTGAGGTCGACCAAAATAAAGACGACAAGAAGGAG GTCAGTTGTGGATCAGAGGTCAAAACATCTGCCGGACTGAAG tcaggtgTGAAGGCCTCTCAGCGGATGAAGAAACGTCCCCCTAGAGGAATGTTTCTGAACCAACAGGACGTTGTCTCTCTGTCGTCTTCGTCTCCTCAGGGACTCATCAGACACCTGGACGGTCAGCTGGTGTCCATCAAGAGACAG ATTCAGAGCGTCAAACAGACCAACAGTGCTCTAAAGGACAAAATCAGTTCAGGAGTGGACGAGTTCAGACAGCCTGAG GTGAATCAGAAGCTGAACAGTCGATGGAcgacagaggagcagctgctcgCCGTACAAG CCATCAGGAAGTACGGAAGGGACTTCCAGGCTATCTCAGATGTGATTGGTAACAAGTCGGTGGTTCAGGTGAAGAACTTCCTGGTGAACTACAGACGGAGGTTTAACCTGGACGAGGTTCTTCAGGAGTGGGAGGCAGAACATGGCGTGGAGGgggaagacagagaagaaggaggagaccgaggagacgagggagatggaggagacggcggaggagaggaggagaaaatggaGGTGTGTCCCACTGAGGAGAAGGAGGTTACTGCCAAGGATACAAAGGAG GACTCGTCCTTTCCAGTCGACCTCCACAAGCCCCTGGCGTCCTGA
- the ankrd9 gene encoding ankyrin repeat domain-containing protein 9: MPWLLSPQDLVSPSERQCERSAFSFYRAVRERQPVWRLEDTRSMDVFSWEDGRPRAFLPSEALLYALVHDHRDYARYLLKRFTVSALRAPRCSFCCRRSGTPHLSVAVRYDRVSILSAMVETLKRCGTQAERRELLDGCSSCVHVTDAGKSAVQLAVELSRADCLLLLLVHGARPHGLDVALQVLVSCDAQRSDAKRRDAQRCLELLLLFLPNATPPRCLQEEPQRWQSLLGNEVFGWLRGVAPPPLLLQALRCLARFGPDQISTLPPLLQPHSWR; encoded by the coding sequence ATGCCCTGGCTTCTGTCCCCTCAGGACCTCGTCTCTCCGTCTGAGCGGCAGTGCGAGCGGAGCGCGTTCTCGTTCTACCGCGCGGTGAGGGAGCGGCAGCCGGTGTGGCGGCTGGAGGACACGCGCAGTATGGACGTGTTCAGCTGGGAAGACGGACGCCCACGCGCCTTCCTGCCGTCGGAGGCGCTGTTGTACGCACTCGTGCACGACCACCGGGACTACGCACGTTACCTGCTTAAAAGGTTCACGGTGAGCGCGCTCAGAGCACCGCGATGCAGTTTCTGCTGCCGCCGCAGCGGCACACCGCACCTGAGCGTGGCGGTGCGGTACGACCGCGTGTCGATCCTCAGCGCGATGGTGGAGACGCTAAAGCGTTGCGGCACGCAGGCGGAGCGGCGGGAGCTTCTGGACGGATGCAGCAGCTGCGTGCACGTCACGGACGCGGGAAAGAGCGCAGTGCAGCTCGCGGTGGAGCTGTCGCGCGCggactgtctgctgctgctgctcgtccaCGGCGCGCGGCCTCACGGACTCGATGTCGCGCTGCAGGTGCTCGTGTCCTGTGACGCGCAGCGAAGCGACGCGAAGCGACGCGACGCGCAGCGCTGcctcgagctgctgctgctgttcctgcCCAACGCGACGCCGCCGCGCTGCCTGCAGGAGGAGCCGCAGCGATGGCAAAGCCTGCTGGGAAATGAAGTGTTCGGATGGCTGCGCGGGGTGGCTCCGCCCCCCCTCCTGCTGCAGGCTCTGCGTTGCTTGGCCCGGTTCGGCCCGGATCAGATCAGCAcgctgccccccctcctccagcccCACAGCTGGCGGTGA
- the rcor1 gene encoding REST corepressor 1 isoform X2, with product MPAMLERNQEAPGKRRGRAPAGGGSSGPGAAVNHGGKGLSGNGTSTNSCWEEGSSGSSSDEEHGGGGMRVGLQYQAVVPEFDTDVAQAAQLRENPGMLVWIPSSCLNQSQLDEYIAIAKEKHGYNMEQALGMLFWHKHNVEKSLADLPNFTPFPDEWTVEDRVLFEQAFSFHGKSFHRIQQMLPDKSMASLVRFYYSWKKSRSKTSLMDRQTRKHKRERDNSDDEDAHRNNLSDAEVDQNKDDKKEVSCGSEVKTSAGLKSGDGDPSVSQSGVKASQRMKKRPPRGMFLNQQDVVSLSSSSPQGLIRHLDGQLVSIKRQIQSVKQTNSALKDKISSGVDEFRQPEVNQKLNSRWTTEEQLLAVQAIRKYGRDFQAISDVIGNKSVVQVKNFLVNYRRRFNLDEVLQEWEAEHGVEGEDREEGGDRGDEGDGGDGGGEEEKMEVCPTEEKEVTAKDTKEDSSFPVDLHKPLAS from the exons ATGCCGGCGATGCTGGAGAGAAACCAGGAGGCTCCGGGAAAGAGGAGAGGCAGAGCCCCGGCGGGTGGCGGCAGCAGCGGCCCCGGAGCAGCAGTGAACCACGGCGGGAAGGGTCTGTCCGGTAATGGAACCAGCACTAACAGCTGTTGGGAAGAAGGAAGTTCAGGATCCAGTAGCGACGAGGAGCATG gtggaggagggatgCGTGTCGGACTGCAGTACCAGGCCGTGGTTCCAGAGTTTGATACTG acgtGGCTCAGGCGGCTCAGCTCAGAGAAAACCCTGGGATGCTGGTTTGGATCCCCAGCAGCTGTCTGAACCAGTCTCAGT TGGACGAATACATCGCCATCGCCAAAGAGAAACACGGCTACAACATGGAGCAG GCGCTGGGGATGCTCTTCTGGCACAAACACAACGTGGAGAAATCTCTGGCGGATTTGCCGAACTTCACCCCGTTTCCCGACGAGTGGACGGTGGAGGACAGAGTCCTGTTTGAACAGGCCTTCAGTTTCCATGGCAAGAGCTTCCACCGCATCCAGCAGATG TTACCGGACAAGTCGATGGCCAGTCTGGTTCGGTTTTATTACTCGTGGAAGAAAAGTCGCAGTAAAACCAGTCTGATGGATCGACAGACCCGGaaacacaagagagagagagacaacag tgatgATGAAGACGCTCACAGGAATAATCTGAGTGACGCTGAGGTCGACCAAAATAAAGACGACAAGAAGGAG GTCAGTTGTGGATCAGAGGTCAAAACATCTGCCGGACTGAAG tcaggtgacggtgacccgtctgtctctcagtcaggtgTGAAGGCCTCTCAGCGGATGAAGAAACGTCCCCCTAGAGGAATGTTTCTGAACCAACAGGACGTTGTCTCTCTGTCGTCTTCGTCTCCTCAGGGACTCATCAGACACCTGGACGGTCAGCTGGTGTCCATCAAGAGACAG ATTCAGAGCGTCAAACAGACCAACAGTGCTCTAAAGGACAAAATCAGTTCAGGAGTGGACGAGTTCAGACAGCCTGAG GTGAATCAGAAGCTGAACAGTCGATGGAcgacagaggagcagctgctcgCCGTACAAG CCATCAGGAAGTACGGAAGGGACTTCCAGGCTATCTCAGATGTGATTGGTAACAAGTCGGTGGTTCAGGTGAAGAACTTCCTGGTGAACTACAGACGGAGGTTTAACCTGGACGAGGTTCTTCAGGAGTGGGAGGCAGAACATGGCGTGGAGGgggaagacagagaagaaggaggagaccgaggagacgagggagatggaggagacggcggaggagaggaggagaaaatggaGGTGTGTCCCACTGAGGAGAAGGAGGTTACTGCCAAGGATACAAAGGAG GACTCGTCCTTTCCAGTCGACCTCCACAAGCCCCTGGCGTCCTGA
- the rcor1 gene encoding REST corepressor 1 isoform X1, with translation MPAMLERNQEAPGKRRGRAPAGGGSSGPGAAVNHGGKGLSGNGTSTNSCWEEGSSGSSSDEEHGGGGMRVGLQYQAVVPEFDTDVAQAAQLRENPGMLVWIPSSCLNQSQLDEYIAIAKEKHGYNMEQALGMLFWHKHNVEKSLADLPNFTPFPDEWTVEDRVLFEQAFSFHGKSFHRIQQMLPDKSMASLVRFYYSWKKSRSKTSLMDRQTRKHKRERDNSDDEDAHRNNLSDAEVDQNKDDKKEVSCGSEVKTSAGLKSGEGDLSVSQSGDGDPSVSQSGVKASQRMKKRPPRGMFLNQQDVVSLSSSSPQGLIRHLDGQLVSIKRQIQSVKQTNSALKDKISSGVDEFRQPEVNQKLNSRWTTEEQLLAVQAIRKYGRDFQAISDVIGNKSVVQVKNFLVNYRRRFNLDEVLQEWEAEHGVEGEDREEGGDRGDEGDGGDGGGEEEKMEVCPTEEKEVTAKDTKEDSSFPVDLHKPLAS, from the exons ATGCCGGCGATGCTGGAGAGAAACCAGGAGGCTCCGGGAAAGAGGAGAGGCAGAGCCCCGGCGGGTGGCGGCAGCAGCGGCCCCGGAGCAGCAGTGAACCACGGCGGGAAGGGTCTGTCCGGTAATGGAACCAGCACTAACAGCTGTTGGGAAGAAGGAAGTTCAGGATCCAGTAGCGACGAGGAGCATG gtggaggagggatgCGTGTCGGACTGCAGTACCAGGCCGTGGTTCCAGAGTTTGATACTG acgtGGCTCAGGCGGCTCAGCTCAGAGAAAACCCTGGGATGCTGGTTTGGATCCCCAGCAGCTGTCTGAACCAGTCTCAGT TGGACGAATACATCGCCATCGCCAAAGAGAAACACGGCTACAACATGGAGCAG GCGCTGGGGATGCTCTTCTGGCACAAACACAACGTGGAGAAATCTCTGGCGGATTTGCCGAACTTCACCCCGTTTCCCGACGAGTGGACGGTGGAGGACAGAGTCCTGTTTGAACAGGCCTTCAGTTTCCATGGCAAGAGCTTCCACCGCATCCAGCAGATG TTACCGGACAAGTCGATGGCCAGTCTGGTTCGGTTTTATTACTCGTGGAAGAAAAGTCGCAGTAAAACCAGTCTGATGGATCGACAGACCCGGaaacacaagagagagagagacaacag tgatgATGAAGACGCTCACAGGAATAATCTGAGTGACGCTGAGGTCGACCAAAATAAAGACGACAAGAAGGAG GTCAGTTGTGGATCAGAGGTCAAAACATCTGCCGGACTGAAG tcaggtgaaggtgacctgtctgtctctcagtcaggtgacggtgacccgtctgtctctcagtcaggtgTGAAGGCCTCTCAGCGGATGAAGAAACGTCCCCCTAGAGGAATGTTTCTGAACCAACAGGACGTTGTCTCTCTGTCGTCTTCGTCTCCTCAGGGACTCATCAGACACCTGGACGGTCAGCTGGTGTCCATCAAGAGACAG ATTCAGAGCGTCAAACAGACCAACAGTGCTCTAAAGGACAAAATCAGTTCAGGAGTGGACGAGTTCAGACAGCCTGAG GTGAATCAGAAGCTGAACAGTCGATGGAcgacagaggagcagctgctcgCCGTACAAG CCATCAGGAAGTACGGAAGGGACTTCCAGGCTATCTCAGATGTGATTGGTAACAAGTCGGTGGTTCAGGTGAAGAACTTCCTGGTGAACTACAGACGGAGGTTTAACCTGGACGAGGTTCTTCAGGAGTGGGAGGCAGAACATGGCGTGGAGGgggaagacagagaagaaggaggagaccgaggagacgagggagatggaggagacggcggaggagaggaggagaaaatggaGGTGTGTCCCACTGAGGAGAAGGAGGTTACTGCCAAGGATACAAAGGAG GACTCGTCCTTTCCAGTCGACCTCCACAAGCCCCTGGCGTCCTGA
- the rcor1 gene encoding REST corepressor 1 isoform X4, producing the protein MLVWIPSSCLNQSQLDEYIAIAKEKHGYNMEQALGMLFWHKHNVEKSLADLPNFTPFPDEWTVEDRVLFEQAFSFHGKSFHRIQQMLPDKSMASLVRFYYSWKKSRSKTSLMDRQTRKHKRERDNSDDEDAHRNNLSDAEVDQNKDDKKEVSCGSEVKTSAGLKSGEGDLSVSQSGDGDPSVSQSGVKASQRMKKRPPRGMFLNQQDVVSLSSSSPQGLIRHLDGQLVSIKRQIQSVKQTNSALKDKISSGVDEFRQPEVNQKLNSRWTTEEQLLAVQAIRKYGRDFQAISDVIGNKSVVQVKNFLVNYRRRFNLDEVLQEWEAEHGVEGEDREEGGDRGDEGDGGDGGGEEEKMEVCPTEEKEVTAKDTKEDSSFPVDLHKPLAS; encoded by the exons ATGCTGGTTTGGATCCCCAGCAGCTGTCTGAACCAGTCTCAGT TGGACGAATACATCGCCATCGCCAAAGAGAAACACGGCTACAACATGGAGCAG GCGCTGGGGATGCTCTTCTGGCACAAACACAACGTGGAGAAATCTCTGGCGGATTTGCCGAACTTCACCCCGTTTCCCGACGAGTGGACGGTGGAGGACAGAGTCCTGTTTGAACAGGCCTTCAGTTTCCATGGCAAGAGCTTCCACCGCATCCAGCAGATG TTACCGGACAAGTCGATGGCCAGTCTGGTTCGGTTTTATTACTCGTGGAAGAAAAGTCGCAGTAAAACCAGTCTGATGGATCGACAGACCCGGaaacacaagagagagagagacaacag tgatgATGAAGACGCTCACAGGAATAATCTGAGTGACGCTGAGGTCGACCAAAATAAAGACGACAAGAAGGAG GTCAGTTGTGGATCAGAGGTCAAAACATCTGCCGGACTGAAG tcaggtgaaggtgacctgtctgtctctcagtcaggtgacggtgacccgtctgtctctcagtcaggtgTGAAGGCCTCTCAGCGGATGAAGAAACGTCCCCCTAGAGGAATGTTTCTGAACCAACAGGACGTTGTCTCTCTGTCGTCTTCGTCTCCTCAGGGACTCATCAGACACCTGGACGGTCAGCTGGTGTCCATCAAGAGACAG ATTCAGAGCGTCAAACAGACCAACAGTGCTCTAAAGGACAAAATCAGTTCAGGAGTGGACGAGTTCAGACAGCCTGAG GTGAATCAGAAGCTGAACAGTCGATGGAcgacagaggagcagctgctcgCCGTACAAG CCATCAGGAAGTACGGAAGGGACTTCCAGGCTATCTCAGATGTGATTGGTAACAAGTCGGTGGTTCAGGTGAAGAACTTCCTGGTGAACTACAGACGGAGGTTTAACCTGGACGAGGTTCTTCAGGAGTGGGAGGCAGAACATGGCGTGGAGGgggaagacagagaagaaggaggagaccgaggagacgagggagatggaggagacggcggaggagaggaggagaaaatggaGGTGTGTCCCACTGAGGAGAAGGAGGTTACTGCCAAGGATACAAAGGAG GACTCGTCCTTTCCAGTCGACCTCCACAAGCCCCTGGCGTCCTGA